In the genome of Dethiosulfovibrio peptidovorans, the window ACCTTCGGATTCTTACGAACGACGGAGATGAGGCCATGGTGCAGGCCATGATGGAGGATCGAACCTTTCTGAACCTCCTGGGGACCAAGCTCCGGCTGGCCCGGATGTTCTCCAGTCTGGAGAGTGTTGAAGGCTCTTCCATGCCTTTGAAGGGGTTCCCCGACCTGAGTGTAGCCCTGAGGATTTTCAGTCACCGAGGCTCCGTGGATATGAAGGAGAGCCCCTTCGATTTGAGGGATTTCGTGATATTCCAGCTGATTCTCCCCATGAAGCTCGAGCCCCTCATTCGGGAGTTGCCGGTCTATTACAGAGCCGTGGTCTCCACCGAGGACTGGGAGGAAAAATTCGGCCGCATTCACCGCAGCCTGAACGACGGCCCCGGACTTGCCAGGATCTTCGATATTGCCGGTTTCCCGATAGTTCACCGAGAGCCATGGTATCAAAAGTCTCTGGAGCTGGAGCTTGCGGACGGTTCCCTGAGTCTGTACGAGTTTGATTCGTCCATGGAGGGCTGGCTCTACTCGTTCTGGCTTCGTCGTCACAACGAGGGCTCCATGGAGTTGGTCCGGCGGCTTCTGGACTGGCTCAACATCCAGCTGGACGACGTCGCCGGCGCTAAGGGCTAGAGGGGCGGACGAGCCAGGGTGAGGTTCCCGGTCATCCGCTGGATAGCGGGAGCCAGTCGCTTAGCCTCCGAGTCGGGATAGATCAGTTCAAACTGAGCCGTCACGTCCTCGTTTACGACAACGCACATGACGGCACGATCCGACTCTCCCGACCGAAAGGTGACAGCGAACCATTCATCACCCCTGGATTGAATGTCCTCCACGGTACCCCCGTTCTCCTTGGCGTAGGTTAAAAATTCCTGAAGAAGGGACTGGGCAGTGTCGTTCATGATGTTGTGTCCTCCGAAGACCCGGAGTCTATAGGCTCCGTCCGGGGAAGAAGAACTCCAGCCATCACCGTTATCGCTCTCCTGTGGTGTCCCGAAAAGACTTTCGGGGTACTCCAGGTCGTAGCCGAACCGGGCGTTTTGGTAGGTGGCCCAGTTGAGATGCAAGGCTTGGACTGGTTCAGAAAACACAGAAAAAAACAGGGTTAGGTTGAGCGTAACTATTCCGATCTGAATAAGACGTTTTTTATGCCTGGTAATCGTTTCCATGGGGCCTTCCTTTTGGATTTTTTTGTCAGTTATTTAAACATAGCAGAAAGAAGGCAAATGCACTACAGAGCGATGTTCCGAGAGTGGTGAGGAGCGTGCACTCAGGAGAGAGGTGGGGGACCGAGCTTGGAGGAGGACAGAAGGAACCGACGAGAAGACGAAAGAATGGAGACATCGGCTCAATCGGTAGATGTGGCTGTGGGGAGAGTTCCCACTTCATTCCTGGCCTCGCCCTCGTCCATACCGGGAGTGGACTACTCCATCAACCCCTACGTGGGGTGTCCTCACAAGTGTCTGTACTGCTCGGCTCAGCACATGCCTCAGTTTCGTTCCCGCTCCGAATCATGGGGGGATTTTGTGGACGTGAAACTCTGTTCCCGGCGGCTTCCTTATAAAAAACTGGAGGGGAAAACGGTGATCCTCAGTTCGGTGACCGATCCATACAATCCCCTGGAGGCCCGGGAGAAAGCTACCCGAAGTATTCTGGAAGATATGATTTTCAGCCAATGTCGCTTCAACCTTTTGATTCTTACGAAAGGTTGTCTGGTTCTTCGGGACACTGAGCTCTTCCGAGAGATGGATGCCTCGGTGGGGCTGTCCATCAACTGTCTGGATGAGGAGTTTCAGGGCAAGATAGAGCCCCGGGCGTCGTCGGTATCCCAACGCTTGGAGGCTCTGAGGAGACTTCACGAGGCTGGCGTGAGAACTTGGGTTTTTGTAGCTCCGGTGTTTCCCGCCGTCACCGATGTGGGAGCCATCCTGGAGGCGGTGGCTCCTTGGGCATCCTACGTCTTCTTCGAGAGCCTGAAGCTTCGACCTCCATATAAAGAACCGGTCTTGGCTCTCATGGAGCGTCAATACCCAACACTTCGGAGGCTTTATCGGGCTGTCTACAGGTATGGAGAGCGACAGTACTGGCGAGACCTTACATTGGCCATCCACGAACGCTGTTCCGCCATGGAAGTTCCCTACAGGATATTTTTTTGATTCCCGATGCCAAGCGAAGAAGCCCCCTCAGTCATGTTCCGAGGGGGTTGTTGGTATCAATCGACACAGTGTGGCGAGAAGATCAGGAGCGCAGAGGCCTGGGCTTTTTTGTCACAGCAGCTCAATTCAGAGGAGATATGTCGAACTCTT includes:
- a CDS encoding radical SAM protein — its product is METSAQSVDVAVGRVPTSFLASPSSIPGVDYSINPYVGCPHKCLYCSAQHMPQFRSRSESWGDFVDVKLCSRRLPYKKLEGKTVILSSVTDPYNPLEAREKATRSILEDMIFSQCRFNLLILTKGCLVLRDTELFREMDASVGLSINCLDEEFQGKIEPRASSVSQRLEALRRLHEAGVRTWVFVAPVFPAVTDVGAILEAVAPWASYVFFESLKLRPPYKEPVLALMERQYPTLRRLYRAVYRYGERQYWRDLTLAIHERCSAMEVPYRIFF